ttttttttcttacatcgtACCCCACCAGGTGGCCCCTTACTGCAGCTGCAGTTGGGGGGGGATGGATTAAGTGTTGTCATTCATTTGTTATAATCTTTACTCCATAAGTTCATGATAAGTGAACATCACATCCATTTCTTGCACAGATACCTATAACAAATAGCATTTACAAAACTCCACAATTAAGTATGCAAACAGTTTAGTGTTTCAAATATCAGTTGCTCCCACTCATTTAAAGagctttttgttgtgtgtttctgcACATTCAAGATTTAGTCATTTTTATggttttgcttctcttttttgtctcacttgtgtaaacaaagtgagtctatgttttaacccagtgttcggttgtctgtgtctgtgtgtccatggtaaactttaacattgacattttctctgcaaatactttgtcagttgacaccaaattaggcataaaaataggaaaaattcagttctttccagtcatcttgtttaaaacaatattgcacctctgggatgggcacaaaaaaataaaaaagaagcctaattatatgcaaactgcaattactgttatatttatattttttgtattctctaaatttggcactttgacctcttattctgacacatcaacaagaggagtcattattatcattttttgttcaaacaggaacttcttttgctaagcaaggaatttttatttattttgcaaacgttttggtgcagatagtaaaaaagggaaattactctgtaattaatgctaggggacttaatttatcacaagtgagtcttgaaggccttgcctctcttgttttccatcCAGTGGTCAGGTGTGGTGGCTTACCTCTAGTGTAAAGTCATGGATTGGAGGACTTCTGTGTTATACACGTTCCTGTTTTGGTatttgggtgattttttttttcttacattgtaCCCCACCAGGTGGCCCCTAACAGCAGCTGcaaacttttttttgggggggtggatggattaAGTGTTGTCATTCATTTGTTACAATCTTTACTCCATAAGTTCATGATAAGTGAACATCACATCCATTTCTTGCACAGATACCTATAACAAATAGCATTTACAAAACTCCACAATTATGTATGCAAACAGTTTAGTGTTTCAAATATCAGTCGCTCCCACTCATTTAAAGAGCTTTTTATTGTGCGTTTCTGCACATTCAAGATTTAGTCATGTTTATGgatttgcttctcttttttttttaattaacacaGCTCTGTGTTGTACTTATGTTGGTGTTGAATGTTGTTCTCCTACACTGTTCAGAGTTCTGTTGTGTGACAGTTGCTCCCAGCAGGTGAAACAAGAGGAAAAGCCGGTTGTTGTGGAGCAAAGTctgccacacccacctccccccttgactgctgaagagCCTGTGGTCCCTGTCGCTTCTGTGGCCTCCACCAGAGATGTGGGTTATGATCACACGTATCACCtgccagtcagcacagccagggTATCAAAACCCACCAGAGTACTGCAAGCTCCAGGAACTTCGGGTGTTGTCGAGGGTGACAGCCACATGCATCCCCTGTCACAGGAGACAGCCGTGTCAAAACTCAGTAAAGAACTGCAAGCTCTTATAGCTTCCACTCTTGTTAGAGGAGATAAGTACGATGCCCACACAAAGAGCACACCTGGATCAAGACTCATCAAAGCACTGCAGTCTCTTGGGGTTTCGCCTGGTGATGAGGGTTGTGGCAACACGCGTCACCTGCCAATAAGCACAGCTGGTTCAGAAGCCACCGATGTACTGCCAGCTCCAGGGGCTTCCACTCATGTTAGAGGAAATAAGTACAGTGGTCACACAAAGAGCACAGCTGGATCAAGACCCACCCAGGCACTGCAAAGTCCAGGGACTTCCCATGGAGATGACCGTTATGGCAGCATGCATCACCTTCCAGTGAACACAGCTGGGTCAGAAGCCATTGAGCTACTGCCAGCTTCAGTTGCTTCCACTCTTGTTGGAGCAGATGAGAGTGATGGCCACACAAAAACCACAGCTGCTGCAAGACCCACCAAAGCACTGCAGTCTCCAGTGGCTTCCACTCTTGTTGATGGCAGTGGAAATACGAATCCCCTGTCAAAGACTACAGCCAGGTCAGAAGCCACCAAGGTACTGCCAGCTCCGGTAGCTTCCACACTAGTTAGAGGAGGCAAGAGCAATGGTCACACAAAGAGCACAGCTGGACCAAGACCCACCCAGGCACTGCAAGCTCCAGGGACTTCCCATGGTGATGACCGTTATGGCAGCATGCATCACCTTCCAGTGAACACAGCTGGGTCAGAAGCTACCAAAACACCTCCAGCTCCAGGGGCTTCCACTCTTATTGGAGCAGACAAGAGTGATTGCCACGCAAAGACCACAGCTGAGTCAAGACCCACCAAAGCACTGCAAACTCCAGCAGCTTCCAGTCTTGTTGAAGGCGACAGCCCTATGACTCCCCTGTCAAATAACACAGCCAGTTCAGATGCCACCAAGGTACTGCCAGCTCCAATGGCCTCCACTCTTGTTGGAGGAGATATGAGCAATGGCCACACAAAGAGCACAGGTGGATCAAGACTCACCAAAGCACTACTGCAAGCACCAGGGGTTTCCACTAGTGATGAGGGTTATGGCAACATGCATCACCTGCCAATGAGCACAACCGGTTCAGAAGCCACCAAGGTTCCAGGGGCTTCCACTCATGTTAGAGGAGATAAGTACGATGGGCACGCAAAGTCCACCAAAGCACCGCAAGGTCCAGGGACTTCTGTTCTTGTTGAGGGCGACAGCAATACGTATCCCCCATTAAAGACCATGGCCAGGCCGGAAGCCACCGAGGTACTGCCAGCTCCAGGGCTTTCCACTCTCGTTGGAGGAGACAAGTATGATGGCCACACGAATACCACAGCCGCTTCAAGACCCACCTTCACAATGCCAACTCCTGTTGTCTCCGCtgttggtgagggtgatggtcCCAGGTCCACACTGCCAGCTCCAGGGGCTTCCTCTGGTGATGAGGCTTATGGCAGCATGCATCACCTGCCAGAGAACACAGCTGGTTCAGAAGCCACCAAAGCACTGCAAGCACCAGGGGCTTCGACTACAATGTCAGCTCCAGTTGGCGAGCGTGACggccccacacatccccccctccagcAGGAAGAGAAGACAGCAGGGCCCGAACCCACAATGCCGCTGGGCGCCACATCAGCTTCTGTCACTCTTATTCTGCCACCTTTTACTGAAAACAGTACCACCCCACCACAGGCTTTAGTGCTTCCTGCCGGCTGGAAGACTGTCCAGCTTGATGTCCCACCGTCAGTCCagacctccatcaccaccactgccccgGACACAGTCAGAAGGCTCCCCAAGTCAACACACTGGTACCGCCGGAAGAGGCAGGCCAGGGCAAAGGCTGGGGAGAATGTCCGTATCAACCGGTGGCATGCGGACGTCTACATGTGCGGCAAGTGCCGAAAGCCCCGTCGCACTGTGGTGAATGGGGAGCTGACCCACACGCAGATGTTTGGTGTCTGGTGGTGCCGGGGAGTGGATGTTCCTCTCAAGGAATGGAGGGAGCAGCGCAGAGCGGCCAGGGAGGCAAAGAAGCGGAAGCCTCCTCCTCCAGTCCCAAGGCCATCAGCACCAGGGCCAGACATTGCTTCCTGACGTTCTGCTGCTTCAACTGCCCGCAGAGATGTTTcttctgtgcgtatgtgtgtgtggggggtgggggtgggggatcggggttctttgttgttgtttcttttgttttctgagtgtgtgtgtgtgtgtttggttgttgttgttgttgttgttgttttttttggggggtgttgttgttttgtatgt
The DNA window shown above is from Babylonia areolata isolate BAREFJ2019XMU chromosome 29, ASM4173473v1, whole genome shotgun sequence and carries:
- the LOC143274833 gene encoding uncharacterized protein LOC143274833, with the translated sequence MDAQENVELFLQECICLHDDASGHGQVQALVGLLLPLRNKSMLSESAAQRIAEAYNCLHDHDKSSLRVMSGTQTHCQSKDQTLLLPLPLSDATRCSNQTPAKPVDSGRVVERLVRELCLLHPSPVTMEGKLMEPWTLVLRDYAHIRSLVMSCPLGTGNSLLQLPDITETAVSECCSQQVKQEEKPVVVEQSLPHPPPPLTAEEPVVPVASVASTRDVGYDHTYHLPVSTARVSKPTRVLQAPGTSGVVEGDSHMHPLSQETAVSKLSKELQALIASTLVRGDKYDAHTKSTPGSRLIKALQSLGVSPGDEGCGNTRHLPISTAGSEATDVLPAPGASTHVRGNKYSGHTKSTAGSRPTQALQSPGTSHGDDRYGSMHHLPVNTAGSEAIELLPASVASTLVGADESDGHTKTTAAARPTKALQSPVASTLVDGSGNTNPLSKTTARSEATKVLPAPVASTLVRGGKSNGHTKSTAGPRPTQALQAPGTSHGDDRYGSMHHLPVNTAGSEATKTPPAPGASTLIGADKSDCHAKTTAESRPTKALQTPAASSLVEGDSPMTPLSNNTASSDATKVLPAPMASTLVGGDMSNGHTKSTGGSRLTKALLQAPGVSTSDEGYGNMHHLPMSTTGSEATKVPGASTHVRGDKYDGHAKSTKAPQGPGTSVLVEGDSNTYPPLKTMARPEATEVLPAPGLSTLVGGDKYDGHTNTTAASRPTFTMPTPVVSAVGEGDGPRSTLPAPGASSGDEAYGSMHHLPENTAGSEATKALQAPGASTTMSAPVGERDGPTHPPLQQEEKTAGPEPTMPLGATSASVTLILPPFTENSTTPPQALVLPAGWKTVQLDVPPSVQTSITTTAPDTVRRLPKSTHWYRRKRQARAKAGENVRINRWHADVYMCGKCRKPRRTVVNGELTHTQMFGVWWCRGVDVPLKEWREQRRAAREAKKRKPPPPVPRPSAPGPDIAS